GACAGATCCCCTGGATTCATTTATGATTCGCTGGCTCCCGACTTCGTTACTTCTGATTTCCCTGTTGCTGCCTGCCAACATCAGCCGGGCTCAGGAACTGGATGCACAGAAGAAACAGCTGGATGCCAGTATTCAGCGGGCGGTGCAGTTTCTGGCAAACTCACAACAGCCTTCCGGTGCGTGGTCTTTCAATTCTTACGGCGAATCGACGGCGGCCACTTCCCTGGCGATTATGGCGTTCATGGCTGCCGGCTATGTTCCCGAAGAAGGACCCTACGGTGATCAGATCAACAAAGGGATCGACTGGGTCCTCGCACACCAGGCTGACAATGGGCTGGTGGTACATCATAAGAGCCACGGGCCGATGTACAGTCACGGAATCAGCACGCTGATGCTGGCAGAAGTCGCCGGGATGCTCAAAGGGGAGCGTGAGAAAAAATGCAGAGAGGTACTGGAACGCGCGGTCAAACTGATCGTCTCTGCCCAGAATGTCAACAAAGACAAACGGAACGCAGGAGGCTGGCGTTATACGCAGACCAGTACCGACAGTGATCTGAGCGTAACCGGCTGGCAGTTACTGGCGTTACGGGCCGCCAAGAATATTGGCTGTGATATTTCCAAAGATCACATCGATAAAGCCGTCGCTTATGTACGCAACTGTCGCGGAAGAAATAACGTGGGTTTTGCCTATCAACCAGGTGGTGCTCCCAGTGCCACACGCACAGGAACCGGAATTTTAGCGCTGGAAATCTGTGGCCAGCATCATACCCGCGATGCGCTGGAAGCCAGTGATTACCTGATCCAGAAACCATTGCATCCTGATGAATTCTATTACTTTTACGGTGCCTACTATTGCAGTGTCGGCATGTTTCAAATGGGGGGCGAGTACTGGCAAAAAACACGGGACGCGATTGTCCCCCAACTGCTGGAAACCCAGAAACACGATGGCAGCTGGCTCGCCACGAAAGGGAGCGAAAAACAGGCAGGGAAAGTTTACGCGACTTCCCTGGCAGTGCTCGCGTTGGCGGTGGAATATCAGTACCTGCCTATCTACCAGCGATAAGTTCTGGGCATGCCATTTGGGGGGATGGTCCGTTTCCCAGGCGATTCTGAAGACTTTCACAGAAAAACCGGCCAAACCAGGTGGTCCTGGCCAGCGCGACTATTAGATATCTCCCTGTCAACAAAAGGGTTACCCCATTCCCATAATCCAGGGCTGCCACGAATTGACCTTGGTGAACCCGCTGGTTATCTTTAAAATTCGCTTCTGACTTTTGCCTGCTTACATTGACCTTAGCCCCTCTGGATACCTGACTGTGCGGATTGCTTACTTAGATTGCTCAACTGGAATTAGTGGTGACATGACCCTGGCGGCCCTCGTCGACGCCGGCGTTGACGCCGATCAGATTTGTGCCGGGATCGACTCACTGGGACTGCCTGGAGTAAAACTGACTTTCTCTTCCACGATGAAGGGAGGGTTCCACGCCACATCCGTCAAAATTGAGCATCCGGAACAGCACGCACATCGCCATTTGAGTGACATCATCCAGATTCTCAAACAGTCGGATCGTCTGACCGCCCGGCAGTATGAACTGTCGCTGGCGCTGTTCTCGGCAATCGCTGCTGCGGAAGCCAAAGTACATGGTTCCACCATCGACAAGGTTCACTTTCATGAAGTGGGTGCTATCGATTCCATCGTGGACATTGTCGGCGTCGCCATCGGCTTTGATCTGTTGGGAGTAGAACAGATTATTTCCAGCCCGGTTCCTACCGGCTATGGTCAGATCAAGATCGATCATGGGATCTGTACTGTCCCGGCCCCCGGAACTGCCGAAATCCTGAAAGGGATTCCCCTGGCTGACATTCCGATTCAAGCTGAACTGACCACTCCCACGGGAGCCGCCATCATCGCAACAATGGTGGATCGGTTTTCGATGCTGCCCGCGATGACCATCGAAGAGATCGGCTATGGCGCCGGCACGAAAAACTTTCCCGAACGGGCGAACCTGCTGCGAATTTTTGTCGGGGAACTGGTGAGTTCCAGCAACACCGATTATGTGACACTGCTGGAAACCAACCTGGATGACATTACTCCGGAAGTGATTGGCTATACCAAACAGAAGCTGATGGCAGCCGGTGCACTGGATGTTTATAGTGCAGCGATTCAGATGAAAAAAGATCGCCCGGCAATCATGCTGAGCGTGATCAGTCAACCCGCTGATGTAGAACGTCTGGAAGCAATCCTGTTTCAGGAAACAGAAACCCTGGGAATTCGGCGGCATGTTCTGCAGCGCACCATTCGTGCACGACAGACACACACCGTTAAAACAACCTGGGGAGAAGTG
The sequence above is a segment of the Gimesia algae genome. Coding sequences within it:
- a CDS encoding prenyltransferase/squalene oxidase repeat-containing protein; amino-acid sequence: MIRWLPTSLLLISLLLPANISRAQELDAQKKQLDASIQRAVQFLANSQQPSGAWSFNSYGESTAATSLAIMAFMAAGYVPEEGPYGDQINKGIDWVLAHQADNGLVVHHKSHGPMYSHGISTLMLAEVAGMLKGEREKKCREVLERAVKLIVSAQNVNKDKRNAGGWRYTQTSTDSDLSVTGWQLLALRAAKNIGCDISKDHIDKAVAYVRNCRGRNNVGFAYQPGGAPSATRTGTGILALEICGQHHTRDALEASDYLIQKPLHPDEFYYFYGAYYCSVGMFQMGGEYWQKTRDAIVPQLLETQKHDGSWLATKGSEKQAGKVYATSLAVLALAVEYQYLPIYQR
- the larC gene encoding nickel pincer cofactor biosynthesis protein LarC codes for the protein MRIAYLDCSTGISGDMTLAALVDAGVDADQICAGIDSLGLPGVKLTFSSTMKGGFHATSVKIEHPEQHAHRHLSDIIQILKQSDRLTARQYELSLALFSAIAAAEAKVHGSTIDKVHFHEVGAIDSIVDIVGVAIGFDLLGVEQIISSPVPTGYGQIKIDHGICTVPAPGTAEILKGIPLADIPIQAELTTPTGAAIIATMVDRFSMLPAMTIEEIGYGAGTKNFPERANLLRIFVGELVSSSNTDYVTLLETNLDDITPEVIGYTKQKLMAAGALDVYSAAIQMKKDRPAIMLSVISQPADVERLEAILFQETETLGIRRHVLQRTIRARQTHTVKTTWGEVAGKLSLTPNHQSVFTPEYEACAQLAAEKQVSLRTIYRAAEAAYLFDGTQARPALPAANVPHDHDHDHDHDHDHDHDHDHDHDHDHDHDHDHDHDHDHG